The genome window actgatttatcatagctgaaaatcaacatttaataaagaaactcagaatcctttgaaaataccaccagtatgtacccctgtcatttccgtcaattccctggcaggtcccgggcgtcacacagacttacccgagccgcaaactggcgaaatcaggggactatgatcagcctgtcccgccggcagattcctcgatgacaccaagtcaactcgaatcgctctggcaggatgcaggggaccgtagtcagcctgatccgcaatcctggcaggtctcggggacataaagtcagccgagccgcaatcctggcaggtctcgggacaccaagtctgccgagccgcaaatcctggcactcacggtccgagcgcccccgtaactcgtgaggcaaagtcaagtgcactgactgaactataatcagactggatgtccgtagacatcggtccgactctgggtaatcaccataaagaaaaacgggtacaaggtggttttaaaataatgtccttttaaaaagaaatatctgaataataactgtaaaactcaagtcgtgctgcggtcttaactgattcaaaactcaaactctgtttctgtaactggtaaataagcagcaccgacttatagcaTTATTATTGtactgctcatattcaaaatcgtattaaaacttactcaaagactgaatgaagaaacttactcaaataaactcatttataaaactcatgtagataaaatcatttataaaatctattttatataaaagcacatcaattcatataaaagcacatcaattcattcatgaaatctgatttatgaaagaaggtccactcactgatggtccgagctacttcgatccctcagaggtctccttttaaaatcctgtcgggctcctggtgccttactcgatcgatttggtggagaaacgaaggagaaatctgagctggaagttcgggtggcattcggacgaaccATCGTCGGAAatcatggttttccggccagatTCCGACACCCCCGAGGCTGGTGTTGGTCGGAAAAGAACGGCGGTCGAGTCACGGTTCCaacggtacccacggcggagatcagtTCCAAGTATGGTGGCCGTGGCGACGAGTTGAATGGGTGGAGGTCGCGGGCTGTTTGgctgcgggaggagagagagaggctgacgggggagaggagagagagagagtgatataaatatctgactttttgaccaaattaccattttgcccctcgcgatttttagaccataacttcttcgttacggctccgattcgggtctagtccgtgtctacgaactcctttcgccgcgctctacgcaatggcgtaggcgaaattcccaaattctttcccgattaaaaagtcaaatttttccctattaaaatatacgagggcaatttggtcatttcgctaaaagatattttccttacctttttaagatattttctttctttttgatattttgttttgtgttcttacataaacaattaatttggataatattttcggataagatttttgggttcctacgtgtcaatactattcatatcggataagattttaggtttcaaatttcagataaatttcaaatttcagatacatttcaaaattcaaatttcagataaattcaaaatgtcaaatttcagatacatttaggaattcaaatttcagataaatttgaaatttgaaatttcatttgaatttcaaatttcagataagattttcaccctctaagattgcgccgcttgtcatatctatctgtgtacatttttctataaaaccagaggttcagctcatacctcccacaccagttcttctctacatttccatttctcatattttagatttcattctccattctcaatggcagacatgcaagaggttttggagaggcaagagcaagaaactagagaaagaatgcgtagacgagctgcaagcaaaagggcgcagagagaactagatgagcaacttggcatagcagttgctttgctggaggaagaaaagcaggctcgccgtggttcacgagaaggccgtcgccccaatgtggacagacatagacattcccggggtaagaatcttatggaagattattttatcccacaatctctgtactctgatgttcattttcaagggagatatagaatgcaaccccatttgttcaataaagtcatgcatgatatttgcaattatgatgaatattttgttcaaaagagaaattgtgcttgaaatttgggacttcttccagagcagaagttcacagctgtgatacgaatgttggcgtatgggtcatctgctgatcaggtggatgagattgatcggatggggaagtccactgttttggagagcttgatgcgattttgtgatgcagtggaaactctgtacaccagaaACTACCTACGcagacctactcccagggacctgcaacggcttctccaaaaagctgagtctcgaggatttcctggcatgattggtagcattgactgcatgcactggcagttgaaaaattgtccaactgcttggcaaggggactacggaaatagaaaagggcagaaaagtatcatcctggaagcagttgttggttttgatacatgggtttggcacgccttcttcggagttgccgaatctcaaaacgatttgaatgtcctaggtcaatccccggtgttcaatgatgttttgagaggtgaagccccaaatatctcatatgaaattaacaataccatctaccagaacgggtattatctagctgatggcatctacccgaggtggacaacatttgtgaaaacaattccacatccccgatcccataagcaaaatttttttgctcgctatcaagaggggtacagaaaagatgttgagaggtgctttggtatccttcaagctcgaTGGGCTATTATCTGGGGcgcggcacgtctatttgacgaggaggtgcttaggagtataatgatgacttgtatcatcctccataacatgattgtggaagatgaatatgattacgatgttgatgaagtgtatgaaccaaatcccatggacacggccctaacacgaatttatgaaaaaccagtggggccaaatggagaaccagtgcaacatgaaccgttggttagagacggtagtttcatgccccgtatgattgatcgctacacggagatgcaatcgtcatatattcatgaacaccgtcaagttgacttgatggagcatttatgggcggtgaaaggcaatgaaggtgaatgaagtgaagtgaagatgttttttttaatttattatgtttatgttgtatttttagttatgctttgtttttttttatactttattatttttagttgtgggttgtttattttttatgctttggttgtgggttgtttattttttatgctttggttgtgggttgtttattttttatgctttggttgtggtttgtttattttttatgctttggttatggtttgtttattttttttgctttggttgtggtttgttttttttttaatgctttggttgtggtttgttttttatgtatggaatgttttgaataaaaaggatttttgttgaatattttctttattcactaaaagaaaagcaatacaactaataaaataaaatacatgaattaaacaaaacaaaaaatacaatgaaatcaaaggcaagtaaactaagacatgaaaggcaagcaaactattttaatggttttcatcatttaaccaatccgtgttgctaggtccatcgtcacgaaaaagtcgtcgtctcataacatcccttcgttctagcttccaaaattgttttgtttcaggggacatatggcttgtatccatggccatggtttcccgatttttttttttcaatgttttgttcgcgtacatactccctttctttgcgtacatactccctttcttttgcatattctagttgaatagccatatcgtgctcttgttgtttcaagtccatttcaattctcatggcttggtgctttgaaagttcctccaaaaatttagatgcattcttgctagaattactccctctcttcgccttcgccgccttcctcccaataggccttggctcattttcaatgggtgagtcttgactcatcggggaatccataggtgaatccgatgccggcgtctcatgaagtggagtctcgttcaagactaccgtcggacccgttggaataatttggaatctcttacaagtcttcaccacctcccaacaatgggtatggttgaaactttttttcccttgcccagtagcaccaaaccacatttgtgcttgcataatctataaaaaaaaattaaatggaaatgcaagaaactttaaaaaatattggcaatgcaacatgtaaaaaaaaactaatgcaaatgcaataaattttaaaaaaatgcaacatgtataaataaataaataaaactagagaaatattaacaaaatatataaattgcaagaaacatttaaataaaaattaatatgacatagaaattaatagaacgaaaatgacaaataatttacctcactgcTAAGGTTTTCTCCCACTTCTatggttgtccatcgcttttgccaaggcatttctccatttcgccaactctttattaagaattttccacctactagataatgtcatttctgtacgtgtcgaaccaattgccctttcacaaaatgcttgatgaatttttttccacatatgagaaaatttaatcttattgcccgttacgggacaatgactaacttggacccaagcctcacacaagctaacatcttccatcatgctccatgcccctcaaTTTTCagtagaagaacccataatatgatagagaaaaatacaacttgaaagtgaaaaattattgagtagaaagtgaataatagtagaatgagaagaaaatgtaagaggatttggtgttaaaagtgaagagtattggttggtatttatacccaaaaaaaaaaaaattcagtaatttttgtgtatttttaaaaaaaaatttcaattttttttcatttttttattgcagaaaaattggctgccgttggattgaaggaaaaaatcgAATCGGAGAGCCAATAGGTCAACATGTGGAAGGTAGCCATTGGCGTCTACTATAGCGCgttgtttcaaaaaaaatttaatgttgGCCcgtgcaatgcacgcgccaacggtaaaaaaaatttgaaagctATGCGTCAGCCATGACGTCACCAACCTCGGGCTCTTGCTCGGGCCAACTCCACCTCAGGCCAGCCTAGTCTTGTGGCCCCCACCTCTTGCTCGGGCTGCCTTTTGTTACTGGAAACCCATTTTTCTCCCAAACCCCCTCCCCCACCCCGAGTCCAGCCTTAgctgctggacttgctcttagAGCACTTGCACCCATTTGTCATGGTAAAAAGCAAGGGCAAGTAAGGGTGGTACTGTTCGTATGAATAGTATCTGACctaacattttttttgtatttttccatCCATTGCCATAGCAACTCAAaagcaattactattcacataTGTAtagattaataaataaaaatttgctaggtatgtattttaaaaaaattctgaatttttttggtaattttgaagaatttttaaaatttttaaaattttttttctttgctgaCGTCAACCATTAGACAACAGTTCGGGCTATCTTGCCTTGGGCCTTGCCAGCTGTTGCCCAGGCTGGATGTCACCGCTGGAGCTGAATTTGGGGGACCAGGGGCCTTTTGCCTGGGCTGGGCTCTTGCAATCCATTCGTCCAAAAAAATCCTCTCCGAACCCTTTATCTTCCCTTCCCCTTTGCACTCTCTCTCATATGCCCTAGATTGCTCGTCTGTTGTCGGCGGTGAGCTACTGTTCTGTAGCAGCGAGGTCGTCTATCAGGTACTGTTCTCGCCTCTGGAACTGAGTCGTTAAATGTTTCGTTCCAGATGGATACCGTACCGCGACTGGGTACGCATTTTAATTTGTATTATGTGATTATGGTTTTATAGATTCTTGCCGAGGCTTCCCCGTGAATTTTGACAACAAACCGAGAGCGACAAACTCTCTGCAACCATGGTTCgttctccatctctctctgtctgtttttatttttctctaacTTTCATATTGTTCAGGACATGATTTCATATCTATTGTTGTTTGTGAAATACAGCCGCAGGGAGATTACATAGAGCTTCACAGGAAGCGGTATGGATACCGACCAGACCACTTCGAGCGAAAGCGCAAGAAGGAGGCTCGTTTGGTCCACAAGCGTTCAGAGACTGCCCAGAAGGTCATcaattctctcattttcttctattttcctTGAAAGTTAAAaatcaaagtgaaatttatGCTTATTCTGTTTCTTTCGAATGTTTGTCATGGAACAGGCTCTGGGTATCAAGGGTAAGATGTTTGCTAAGAAACGCTATGCAGAAAAGGCTCTCATGAAGAAAACGTGAGTTCTATTATGCATATTTTAATCCAGTTTATCATTGTGTTCTGTTGATTATTCTCTGAAAAACTACTCATTAACTCTTTAAGTTTCTTAGAAATGATAGCTTCTTACTTAATAGCTTTTCATGTAGTCAACCATATTCCCTTTAGATTGTTAAGATGAATCTGTAAGAACTTACAATTGCATTAAATTGATgcttttaacttttatttttcatattgcaCTGGTGACATGTTTATTAATTTGATGTAACATATACACCTAGACATAGCTACGTTCATATTTACTACTGTATGACTCTACGTATACACCTGGACATAGCTACGTTCATATTTACTGCTGTATGACTCTACGTATACACCTAGACATAGCTACGTTCATATTTACAACTGTATGACTCTACATGAGTTTATCTgcatctttttattgtttctaAATGTCTATCATAGGTAGTTTGCCTGTATGTCAATACCTCAGTGTATTAAATTTATGTGCATGCAACTGGTGAATTATAtttatgtaaaataaaaatattgtttgtgAATGTCGACAGGTTGGCTATGCATGAGGAGTCATCAACTAGGCGCAAGGTGGATGATGATGTTCATGAAGGAGCTGTTCCAGCATATCTTCTGGATCGTGACAACACAACACGTGCAAAAGTAATGTGTGCCCGCtattattgattttatgaaaatatatttcatcATGTTTTTTATCTAACGTTATGCTGGAAACAGATTCTCAACAACACCATCAAGCAAAAAAGGAAGGAGAAAGCTGGGAAATGGGAAGTCCCTCTACCCAAGGTAAGAAGATCTGCCACATTCTTCCTTTAGCCTCTTTACTTTCCTGTGTGAATGAATTTTCGGTACAGTGCGATAGCATTTCTCTTTTGTTAATCTTGATATAATTTTCTGACTGAGTTATATCTTCTCCAGGTAAGGCCTGTGGCTGAAGATGAGATGTTCAAAATTCTTAGATCTGGAAAACGCAAGAGTAAGTATTCTTCAACTTTTCCTCACTATTCCCATACCAACCACCAGAGTCTTGGTTGTTTTTCCCCCTAAATTTATGATTATTAATTAGGCTTATGGGAGTTAGATTTCCCTCATAACGAGATGAAGTTATTCATTATCTTGATTTTTTCCTGCTAAATAATATTTAGGATATGTGAAAACTGATGCCAGtgttttcattaaatttattgttttagtTCCTGGCAGCTTATATACTTGGTTCTGTTTTGTAGCCAAGCAATG of Prunus dulcis chromosome 4, ALMONDv2, whole genome shotgun sequence contains these proteins:
- the LOC117624965 gene encoding ribosome biogenesis protein NSA2 homolog yields the protein MPQGDYIELHRKRYGYRPDHFERKRKKEARLVHKRSETAQKALGIKGKMFAKKRYAEKALMKKTLAMHEESSTRRKVDDDVHEGAVPAYLLDRDNTTRAKILNNTIKQKRKEKAGKWEVPLPKVRPVAEDEMFKILRSGKRKTKQWKRMVTKATFVGPGFTRKPPKYERFIRPSGLRFTKAHVTHPELKCTFNLEIIGVKKNPNGQMYTSLGVLTKGTIIEVNVSELGLVTPAGKVVWGKYAQVTNNPENDGCVNAVLLV